The genomic DNA ACCCAGGTTCAGCGACGCGAACTGCGGGTTCACGGGGACCGAAATGATGGCGTTGGCCTGCGCCACGTCGTCATTCTCCAGCCCCGCACGCTCAGGACCGAACAGGACGGCGACCCGCTCGCCCGCGGCAATGCGCGAGGCGGCGTCCTGCATCGCCTCTTCCGGCGTCAGGACCGGCTTGGTCAGTTCGCGCGGGCGCGCGGTCGTGGCATAGGTATAGTGGCAGTCGGCCAGCGCATCGGCCGTGGTGTCGAACAGCATCGCCTCGTCCAGCAGGCGGCCGGCTCCTGACGCCATAGCGACCGCGCGGCTGTTGGGCCAGCCGTCGCGCGGCGCCGTGATCCGCATCCGGTCGAGGCCGAAGTTCCACATCGCGCGGGCGGCGGCACCGATATTTTCGCCCATCTGGGGACGAATCAGGACAAAGGCGGGTTGTGGCGTGG from Loktanella sp. M215 includes the following:
- a CDS encoding RNA methyltransferase, with the protein product MPSTTPQPAFVLIRPQMGENIGAAARAMWNFGLDRMRITAPRDGWPNSRAVAMASGAGRLLDEAMLFDTTADALADCHYTYATTARPRELTKPVLTPEEAMQDAASRIAAGERVAVLFGPERAGLENDDVAQANAIISVPVNPQFASLNLGQCVLLTAYEWQRQQGSALREAFVQPDMAETIEIQKLAEHYEDTLGQAGFFYPDHKADSMKLNLRNLWSRMPLTSHDVRMLHGMMRQMVRWRDRD